The segment CGGGCCGGGCGGCGCTCCCGGCGGCCGCGGCCGGGTGTCCGGCGACACGCTGGTCAGCGGCATCCCGAAGATCCCCGGCGACGAGAAGCCGTCGTCCCCGTCGCCGTTCGCACAGGCCCCGGTCGGTGAGGGCGACAGCGCCGCCCCCAAGCCGCGGCCCAAGATCCCCGAGCCGATCAACCCGCCCAAGAAGGGCCGCAACAAGCTCGTTCTCGTGGGTGTCGGCGTCGTGGTGCTGGCCGGTGTCGCCTACGGCGCCGGGCTGCTGCTCGACCACGCCGATGTACCCAACGGCACCACCGTGCTCGGGGTGGACATCGGCGGCACCACCAAGGAAGAGGCCGTCAAGAAGCTGGAGACGGCGCTCAAGGACAGCCGTACCGCGCCGCTCAAGCTCACCGTCGACGGGAAGCCCGCGACCCTCCGGCCCACCACGGCGGGTCTGGACATCGACCCGCAGGCGACCGTGCGCAGGGCGGCCGGCCGGGACTACAACCCGGTCTCCGTCATCGGCTCGCTGGTCGGCGTGCACCGCACCGCCGAGCCCGCGGTGGTCGTCGACGACGAGAAGCTGCAGATCGCCCTGGAGAACGCCACCGGGCCCGGGGGTGCCGCCGAGGACGGCGGGATCACCTTCGAGAACGGCAAGGCGGTGCCGCACTACGGCGCGCCCCACAAGGCGATCGATGTGGACGCGTCCAAGAAGAAGGTCACCGACGCCTACCGCAAGCGCGCCGCGACCGGCACCGACGCCCCCGTGGTGCTGGCCGCCGGAACCCAGCAGCCGCAGGTCAGCAAGGCCGCGGTGGACAAGGCGCTGAAGCAGTTCGCCGAGCCCGCGATGTCCGGCCTGGTGACGGTCCGTACGGACGCGGCGCACACGGTCTCCTTCAGCCCGCAGAAGTCCATCCCGAAGTTCCTGTCGTTCAAGATCATCAACGGCGCTCTGGTGCCCTACTACGACCGGCCGGCTCTCAAGCAGCTCTACGGCGACACCTTCAACGGCGTCATGGTCACCAAGGGCGACGGCTCCAAGCACCCGGTCAGCGTCGAGGAGGTGGCGAGCGCGGTCGGCAAGGCCCTCCAGGGCACCAGCCCGGCCGAGCGGGTCCAGACCATCGACACCCACGGCAACTGACCGCCGTACCACGCGATATCGCAGGTGAGAGGCCCCCGCAGGGCGTCTGCCCGGTCACCCCGGGAAGACCCCTGGGGGGCCTCCCTCATGACGGATGTCATGGGGGAGTGCTGACAGCCGGCACTGTCGCGCAGCGTGCGGAGGCCGCAAGCTGAACGACATGACGAGCACAGCGGCCACCGCCGACCCCACCACCGCCGCGCCGGCGGAGCGAACACCCGTGGTCAGCTTCCGGCAGGTCAGCACGAGTTACGGCGCGGTGCGCGCGGTCTGCGACCTCGACCTGGAGAGGACATGGCCATCCCGGCCGGCTATCTGCTGGTCTTCACCGCCGGCGCGGCCGGCCTGTAGCGCAAGGACACCCACAAGGCGTGAGACGCACGACGAGGAAACGTGAGCCGGCGGACCGCAGTCCCGTGCTGATCGGGCAGCCGCCCCGCACCCGCCGCCAGGCGCTCGGCAAGACGGTGTGGATCTCCCTCTGGCTGCTGTATCTGGCCGGCCCGGTGAGTGCGCTGCTGCGGCCCGGCGTCCCCACCGCCGAGCGGATCTGGGGCTGCCTCGGGCTCACGCTCTTCGTGCTCTGCTACTTCGTCCTGGTCTTCCGCCACATCTGGGGCGAGCGGACCCGCTCGGTGATCTACGGCTGCCTGGCGCTGCTGCTGGTGCTGTCCACGGTGCTGTCCTGGACGCTGGACTCCTCCTGGCTGGTGCTGTTCATCTTCACCAGCGTGGGCTGCGGAGTGGTGCTGCCCTGGAAGCTGTCGCGCTGGTCCATCCCGCTGGTCGCCGTGGTGCTGCTCGTCGTCGGCGCCCGCGATCCGGACATCCGCGGCTACTACCTCTTCGCCTACGCACTGCCCGCGCTGGGCTGCGGTTTCATGATGGTCGGCGTGCAGTACCTGATCCACACGTCCAGGGAACTGCGCGCCGCCCGCGAGGAGGTCGCCCGCCTCGCCGCCAACGACGAACGGCTGCGGCTCTCCCGCGATCTGCACGACCTCCTCGGCCACTCCCTCTCCCTGATCACGCTCAAGAGCGAGCTGGCCGGCCGGATGCTGCCCGACCGGCCGGCCGACGCCGCCCGGCAGGTCGCCGACATCGAACAGGTCAGCCGGCAGGCGCTGCTCGATGTGCGGGAGGCGGTCTCCGGCTATCGCCG is part of the Streptomyces platensis genome and harbors:
- a CDS encoding sensor histidine kinase is translated as MRRTTRKREPADRSPVLIGQPPRTRRQALGKTVWISLWLLYLAGPVSALLRPGVPTAERIWGCLGLTLFVLCYFVLVFRHIWGERTRSVIYGCLALLLVLSTVLSWTLDSSWLVLFIFTSVGCGVVLPWKLSRWSIPLVAVVLLVVGARDPDIRGYYLFAYALPALGCGFMMVGVQYLIHTSRELRAAREEVARLAANDERLRLSRDLHDLLGHSLSLITLKSELAGRMLPDRPADAARQVADIEQVSRQALLDVREAVSGYRRPRLAVELAGARAALRTAGVTAVVDPALEDEYRGLAADGEGALAWALREAVTNVIRHSGARRCELLLTEEWAADGRRCLCLTVLDDGTGPPRAQQDGNGLSGLRERLALADGRLETGPAPRGRGFALRARVPLSGSTTEPAPSLRTP